In Stieleria varia, one genomic interval encodes:
- a CDS encoding efflux RND transporter periplasmic adaptor subunit: MNALPDSSARTSVAEVTLGRLRELERHLDQTAAIAELLAVIGSADELTIGCRNAADRLKRDHGAEKVVIAQCDGDDLDCHIAAVSEMDHVQRKQTIAVDAQAVLHEAVADESVVVWIANQDQPRGGLLAHRRFAKQYDCNAVISSVLKDHNGAIRGAWMVAGDADRMHCANVATFMSAAGPVLASVLNLATRAEAGRLEKTMQSAKRFAKSNKGRVVCAALAFLTLLLCVPVTYRPKCDCTVEPVVRRFVAAPFAGPLKQAFVSAGDEVHQDQVLASMEGREVRWELAGARADLHRAEKERAGHMAIHDSGQAEVARHDADRLRMRIELLENRNRSLEIRCPIDGIVVNGDLDEAIGMPLETGQTLFEVAPLEQMVVEIAVSEDDYAYVQPGMAVTVRLNAYPLRTIEGTIARIHPRSEIRDEQNVFVAEVGIDNSDQTLRPGMQGRASIQSSKKSLGWILFHRPYHALITWLGE, encoded by the coding sequence ATGAATGCTTTGCCTGATAGCAGTGCTCGTACGTCGGTGGCCGAAGTCACTTTGGGACGTCTCAGAGAGCTTGAACGTCATTTGGATCAAACCGCCGCAATCGCGGAACTGCTGGCGGTCATCGGTTCGGCGGACGAATTGACGATAGGCTGCCGAAACGCGGCTGACCGTCTAAAGAGAGACCACGGTGCTGAAAAGGTTGTCATTGCTCAATGTGATGGTGACGATCTGGATTGTCATATTGCCGCTGTCTCTGAGATGGATCACGTTCAGAGGAAGCAGACGATTGCGGTCGATGCTCAGGCGGTGCTGCACGAGGCCGTCGCTGATGAATCGGTCGTGGTGTGGATCGCCAACCAAGACCAGCCGAGAGGTGGTTTGTTGGCGCACCGTCGGTTTGCCAAACAGTATGATTGTAACGCAGTGATCAGCAGCGTTCTGAAAGATCACAACGGAGCGATACGCGGCGCTTGGATGGTCGCTGGCGATGCCGATCGGATGCATTGCGCCAACGTAGCGACCTTTATGTCCGCTGCGGGTCCGGTGTTGGCGAGCGTTCTGAATTTGGCCACGCGTGCGGAGGCTGGTCGATTAGAGAAAACGATGCAATCGGCGAAGCGATTTGCCAAGTCCAACAAAGGTCGAGTTGTTTGTGCAGCGCTCGCTTTCTTGACATTGCTGCTGTGCGTGCCTGTCACTTATCGGCCCAAGTGCGATTGCACGGTGGAGCCCGTCGTTCGTCGCTTTGTAGCGGCTCCGTTCGCAGGTCCGCTCAAGCAGGCGTTCGTGTCGGCTGGAGATGAAGTTCACCAGGATCAAGTTTTGGCGAGCATGGAAGGACGCGAGGTTCGCTGGGAACTCGCTGGCGCACGGGCTGATTTGCATCGAGCCGAAAAGGAACGCGCCGGACACATGGCGATTCATGATTCAGGGCAAGCAGAAGTCGCCCGCCACGATGCTGATCGATTGAGGATGAGGATCGAGCTGCTGGAGAATCGCAATCGCAGTCTTGAGATCCGATGTCCTATCGATGGCATTGTGGTCAACGGGGACTTGGACGAAGCGATCGGAATGCCGCTTGAGACGGGACAGACTCTGTTTGAGGTCGCGCCGTTGGAGCAAATGGTGGTGGAGATCGCCGTCAGCGAAGATGACTATGCGTATGTGCAGCCGGGGATGGCGGTTACGGTTCGTTTGAACGCTTACCCGCTGAGAACGATCGAGGGGACGATTGCTAGAATTCACCCTCGATCCGAAATACGCGACGAACAGAATGTCTTCGTAGCCGAGGTCGGCATCGACAACAGTGACCAAACCTTGAGACCGGGGATGCAGGGTAGAGCTTCGATACAATCAAGTAAGAAGTCGCTGGGTTGGATTCTGTTTCACCGTCCCTACCATGCCCTGATCACTTGGTTGGGGGAGTGA